A region from the Hippoglossus hippoglossus isolate fHipHip1 chromosome 18, fHipHip1.pri, whole genome shotgun sequence genome encodes:
- the LOC117752249 gene encoding uncharacterized protein LOC117752249 isoform X12: MCAVQLLRVSVHERISAAAEDFLLQVEKGEETAQVPALRAMLTERLTAAAEEILAVFEETVVEYEDRVERSEREICRQRRLLDAVMKPEVRLHRAGQSLLPGAGKIAKLLCAS; encoded by the exons ATGTGCgccgtgcagctgctgcgggtgtCGGTACATGAGCGGATCAGCGCTGCCGCTGaagactttctgctgcaggtggagaaaggTGAAGAAACGGCTCAAGTCCCGGCGCTGAGAGCGATGCTCACCGAGCGGCTaacggcggcggcggaggagatcCTCGCGGTGTTTGAGGAAACCGTGGTGGAGTACGAAGACAGAGTGGAGCGGTCAGAGCGGGAGATCTgccgccagaggaggctgctcgaTGCCGTGATGAAGCCCGAAGTCCGGCTGCACAGAGCAGGTCAGTCCCTGCTCCCTGGAGCCGGAAAGATAGCTAAG CTGCTGTGTGCTAGCTAA
- the batf2 gene encoding proto-oncogene c-Fos yields MSPSLMDTRDGPNSPCSLSAEESNSNTAGSEREGDGQQVGHTGGKRREKNRNAARKTRRKQTERADELHEELQRLEQSNSSLQNEIAGLQKNLQRYTKALARHEPYCCLRASASTSRKHVSASHSGGCQSTSGPPPRFAPQAPSSILATPPLVSSSLGLQAHLSSSASPQTFSLSSRLSAKLVLPSYSGPATLPYSVPDRHSLFRKEPPNTTSPTGVTPLCTSLLSTSITSSILTAAAQPQSGRDIIHGTSSVPANACFPLNSGTLDAFLIKQTSVVPPYQHLAVETGGPVFQACPMNVPQLPLGQHSGNPNGSSPLLPPTLQDPAVQSPQANLELPFAAASFGYRQQTPNQESLLSLLTIPSPLNSSSSSDALVCQPPPSQPLPGDPSSDLSLSELLEIDDWILSGTSDQ; encoded by the exons atGTCCCCGTCACTCATGGACACCAGGGACGGACCCAACAGCCCTTGCTCCCTGTCAGCTGAGGAGAGCAACAGCAACACGGCTGGATCG gagagagaaggagacggACAACAGGTGGGACACACAGGGGGGAAAAGACGAGAGAAGAACAGAAACGCGGCCAGGAAGACCCGCCGAAAGCAAACGGAGAGAGCTGACGAACTTCACGAG GAGCTTCAGCGTCTCGAGCAATCAAACTCCTCCCTTCAAAATGAGATCGCCGGATTGCAAAAAAACCTCCAACGCTACACAAAAGCTCTGGCACGTCATGAGCCTTACTGCTGCCTCAGAGCCTCTGCGTCCACCTCGAGAAAACACGTCTCCGCGTCCCACTCAGGTGGCTGTCAGAGCACCTCAGGCCCTCCTCCGAGATTCGCTCCCCAGGCTCCGAGCTCCATTCTGGCTACTCCCCCTTTGGTCTCCTCCAGCCTGGGTCTTCAAGCCCATCTCTCatcctcagcttctcctcaAACATTCTCCTTGTCTTCTCGCTTGTCTGCCAAACTCGTCCTCCCCTCCTACTCTGGCCCTGCAACTCTTCCTTATTCCGTCCCAGATCGTCACTCTTTGTTCAGAAAAGAGCCTCCAAACACCACAAGTCCGACAGGGGTTACGCCTCTTTGCACCAGCCTCCTTTCAACCTCTATTACCTCCAGCATCCTCACCGCAGCTGCTCAGCCTCAATCTGGGCGAGACATCATCCACGGAACCTCCTCAGTGCCTGCAAATGCGTGTTTTCCTCTTAATTCGGGCACATTGGAtgcttttttaataaaacaaacctcTGTGGTGCCCCCTTACCAACATTTGGCAGTAGAAACTGGAGGTCCAGTATTCCAAGCTTGTCCCATGAATGTGCCCCAGCTTCCTCTGGGTCAGCACAGTGGAAATCCAAACGGCTCAAGTCCGCTGCTACCACCAACTCTTCAGGATCCTGCTGTTCAGTCGCCTCAGGCAAACTTGGAACTGCCTTTTGCCGCTGCCTCCTTTGGTTACAGACAACAAACACCCAATCAAGAgtctctgctctccctcctcaccaTCCCGAGTCctctgaacagcagcagcagctccgacGCACTTGTCTGTCAGCCTCCGCCCTCGCAGCCGCTGCCGGGCGATCCCTCAAGTGACCTTTCTCTTTCTGAGCTGCTGGAGATCGATGATTGGATCCTAAGTGGAACTAGTGATCAATAA
- the LOC117752249 gene encoding gastrula zinc finger protein XlCGF57.1-like isoform X5, protein MCAVQLLRVSVHERISAAAEDFLLQVEKGEETAQVPALRAMLTERLTAAAEEILAVFEETVVEYEDRVERSEREICRQRRLLDAVMKPEVRLHRADFLQLVVSKEEVTPEQQQWSPRVDQEDPELPHIKEEPWTNQEGGQLQGLEEADIKFTLTPVAVNSEEEKPQLSQLHQSEMKENRADCGGPEPPRNSGPDGHLQPGPEDKTEDSSETEDSENDWMEPLSDMGCKAENKSFSCSKCGKRFNQKGHLNKHMRCHTGEKPFSCSECGKTFNQKGNLNKHMRCHTGEKPFSCSECGKTFNQKGHLNKHMRCHTGEKPFSCSECGKTFNQKGNLNKHMRCHTGDKPFSCSECGKRFIQRSSLNIHMRIHTGEKPFSCSECGKTFSRKDQLKLHMRSHTGEKPFSCSECGQTFNQKGNLNQHMTCHTGEKPFSCSECGKRFNNQRNLKRHLRVHGREIFKLY, encoded by the exons ATGTGCgccgtgcagctgctgcgggtgtCGGTACATGAGCGGATCAGCGCTGCCGCTGaagactttctgctgcaggtggagaaaggTGAAGAAACGGCTCAAGTCCCGGCGCTGAGAGCGATGCTCACCGAGCGGCTaacggcggcggcggaggagatcCTCGCGGTGTTTGAGGAAACCGTGGTGGAGTACGAAGACAGAGTGGAGCGGTCAGAGCGGGAGATCTgccgccagaggaggctgctcgaTGCCGTGATGAAGCCCGAAGTCCGGCTGCACAGAGCAG ACTTCCTGCAACTGGTGGTGAGTAAAGAAGAGGTTacccctgagcagcagcagtggagcccccgtgtggaccaggaggacccagagctcccccacattaaagaggaaccgtggaccaatcaggagggagGGCAGCTTCAAGGACTGGAGGAGGCTGATATCAAGTTCACATTGACTCCTGTCGCTGTGaacagtgaagaagagaaacCTCAGTtgtcacagcttcatcagagtGAGATGAAGGAGAACAGAGCGGACTGTGGAGGACCAGAACCACCCAGGAACTCAGGTCCTGATGGACATTTACAACCAGGTCCTGAGGACAAGACTGAAGACTCTTCTGAGACTGAAGACAGTGAGAATGATTGGATGG AGCCTCTAAGTGATATGGGATGTAAGGCAGAAAATAAATCGTTTAGTTGCTCtaagtgtggtaaaagatttaacCAAAAGGGCCatctaaataaacatatgaggtgtcatacaggagagaaaccgtttagttgctctgagtgtggtaaaacatttaacCAAAAGGGCAatctaaataaacatatgag GtgtcatacaggagagaaaccatttagttgctctgagtgtggtaaaacatttaacCAAAAGGGCCatctaaataaacatatgaggtgtcatacaggagagaaaccatttagttgctctgagtgtggtaaaacatttaacCAAAAGGGCAatctaaataaacatatgaGGTGTCATACAGGAGataaaccatttagttgctctgagtgtggtaaaagatttatcCAAAGGAGCAGTCTAAATATACATATGAG gattcatacgGGAGAGAAACcctttagttgctctgagtgtggtaaaacatttagTCGAAAGGACCAACTGAAATTACATATGAGGagtcatacaggagagaaaccatttagttgctctgagtgtggtcAAACATTTAACCAAAAGGGCAATCTAAATCAACATATGACTtgtcatacaggagagaaaccatttagttgctctgagtgtggtaaaagatttaacaACCAGCGGAATTTAAAGAGACATTTGAGAGTTCACGGGAGAGAAATCTTTAAGTTGTACTGA
- the LOC117752249 gene encoding zinc finger protein OZF-like isoform X3, which produces MCAVQLLRVSVHERISAAAEDFLLQVEKGEETAQVPALRAMLTERLTAAAEEILAVFEETVVEYEDRVERSEREICRQRRLLDAVMKPEVRLHRADFLQLVVSKEEVTPEQQQWSPRVDQEDPELPHIKEEPWTNQEGGQLQGLEEADIKFTLTPVAVNSEEEKPQLSQLHQSEMKENRADCGGPEPPRNSGPDGHLQPGPEDKTEDSSETEDSENDWMETREPQSGLNTRNNKQPLSDMGCKAENKSFSCSKCGKRFNQKGHLNKHMRCHTGEKPFSCSECGKTFNQKGNLNKHMRCHTGEKPFSCSECGKTFNQKGHLNKHMRCHTGEKPFSCSECGKTFNQKGNLNKHMRCHTGDKPFSCSECGKRFIQRSSLNIHMRIHTGEKPFSCSECGKTFSRKDQLKLHMRSHTGEKPFSCSECGQTFNQKGNLNQHMTCHTGEKPFSCSECGKRFNNQRNLKRHLRVHGREIFKLY; this is translated from the exons ATGTGCgccgtgcagctgctgcgggtgtCGGTACATGAGCGGATCAGCGCTGCCGCTGaagactttctgctgcaggtggagaaaggTGAAGAAACGGCTCAAGTCCCGGCGCTGAGAGCGATGCTCACCGAGCGGCTaacggcggcggcggaggagatcCTCGCGGTGTTTGAGGAAACCGTGGTGGAGTACGAAGACAGAGTGGAGCGGTCAGAGCGGGAGATCTgccgccagaggaggctgctcgaTGCCGTGATGAAGCCCGAAGTCCGGCTGCACAGAGCAG ACTTCCTGCAACTGGTGGTGAGTAAAGAAGAGGTTacccctgagcagcagcagtggagcccccgtgtggaccaggaggacccagagctcccccacattaaagaggaaccgtggaccaatcaggagggagGGCAGCTTCAAGGACTGGAGGAGGCTGATATCAAGTTCACATTGACTCCTGTCGCTGTGaacagtgaagaagagaaacCTCAGTtgtcacagcttcatcagagtGAGATGAAGGAGAACAGAGCGGACTGTGGAGGACCAGAACCACCCAGGAACTCAGGTCCTGATGGACATTTACAACCAGGTCCTGAGGACAAGACTGAAGACTCTTCTGAGACTGAAGACAGTGAGAATGATTGGATGGAGACCAGGGAACCTCagtctggtttaaatacaagaaataaCAAACAGCCTCTAAGTGATATGGGATGTAAGGCAGAAAATAAATCGTTTAGTTGCTCtaagtgtggtaaaagatttaacCAAAAGGGCCatctaaataaacatatgaggtgtcatacaggagagaaaccgtttagttgctctgagtgtggtaaaacatttaacCAAAAGGGCAatctaaataaacatatgag GtgtcatacaggagagaaaccatttagttgctctgagtgtggtaaaacatttaacCAAAAGGGCCatctaaataaacatatgaggtgtcatacaggagagaaaccatttagttgctctgagtgtggtaaaacatttaacCAAAAGGGCAatctaaataaacatatgaGGTGTCATACAGGAGataaaccatttagttgctctgagtgtggtaaaagatttatcCAAAGGAGCAGTCTAAATATACATATGAG gattcatacgGGAGAGAAACcctttagttgctctgagtgtggtaaaacatttagTCGAAAGGACCAACTGAAATTACATATGAGGagtcatacaggagagaaaccatttagttgctctgagtgtggtcAAACATTTAACCAAAAGGGCAATCTAAATCAACATATGACTtgtcatacaggagagaaaccatttagttgctctgagtgtggtaaaagatttaacaACCAGCGGAATTTAAAGAGACATTTGAGAGTTCACGGGAGAGAAATCTTTAAGTTGTACTGA